A region from the Hydra vulgaris chromosome 08, alternate assembly HydraT2T_AEP genome encodes:
- the LOC136083463 gene encoding uncharacterized protein LOC136083463: MINKFKKNSTRTWQIKKEITGKSKNRLSSLQQTIKFEDVNICEPDKIFNKFFTEIGTNLFKTIPMTKSSFEDYSCPINKSYYRNEYSSLSKDELDRAFKSLKRNRTIGKSLKRNKSIGADEVSGNIVVDCYESLKDILYKVFDASIRQGVFPDQLNIAKIIPIYKQADKTNINNYCPISVLSTFSKLLERIMYN, translated from the coding sequence atgataaataagtttaaaaagaactCAACGCGCACctggcaaataaaaaaagaaataacaggaaaatcaaaaaatcgCTTAAGTTCTTTAcaacaaactataaaatttgAAGACGTAAATATATGTGAACcggacaaaatttttaacaaattttttactgaaattgGAACCAATCTCTTTAAAACAATTCCTATGACCAAGAGTTCGTTTGAAGACTACTCTTGTCctataaataaatcttattataGAAATGAGTATTCTTCATTATCCAAGGACGAGCTTGATAGAGCCTTTAAATCTCTAAAAAGAAATAGAACTATTGGAAAATctctaaaaagaaataaaagtattgGTGCTGATGAAGTAAGTGGTAACATAGTTGTAGATTGTTATGAAAGTCTGaaagatattctttataaagtatTTGATGCATCTATAAGACAAGGAGTTTTCCCGGATCAATTGAATATTGCGAAAATTATACCAATTTACAAACAAGCcgataaaacaaatattaacaactaTTGCCCAATTTCGgttctttcaactttttcaaaattattagaaagaataatgtataattga
- the LOC136083994 gene encoding uncharacterized protein LOC136083994, whose protein sequence is MIARSTSQETFNTVLNYLNIVSLKNPDLVLTNRHFLQICKEKDKFNLTLPQLSVFFTSLFKYPISRVMLINCLQKSKDLIAKLNRVKNFDLTKYFLSSVISLNIAFYDVDLLPSDACSTPISIQNSEIVPNQVTDFVSSDVNLQIDDFLCTVTPTSIAYISLGNGSDNFLLETKDNEEFPIWIKKLPTLSGDLTYQIKKYKRRINHLTLQNKQINRRCYEYKKKYQAILSKYNVKNVNKRELRRNCRANQLLQINLRLEKENDSAMKRFQSD, encoded by the exons ATGATTGCTCGATCTACAAGTCAAGAAA catTTAACACTGTTTTGAATTACCTAAATATTGTATCCCTCAAAAATCCAGATTTGGTTTTAACCAATCgccattttttacaaatttgtaaagaaaaagataaatttaacttGACATTGCCGCAGCTTTCAGTATTTTTTACATCCTTGTTTAAATATCCTATATCTAGAGTTATGCTTATCAATTGCCTTCAAAAGTCAAAAGATCtcattgcaaaattaaatcgtgtcaaaaattttgacttaacaaagtattttttaagctCTGTTATCTCTTTGAATATTGCATTTTATGATGTTGATTTGTTACCTTCTGATGCTTGTTCTACCCCTATTTCTATCCAAAATAGTGAAATTGTTCCAAATCAAGTTACTGATTTTGTATCTTCTGATGTAAACTTGcaaattgatgattttttgtGCACTGTTACCCCAACTTCTATTGCATACATATCTTTAGGAAATGGTTCTGATAATTTTCTTCTTGAAACTAAAGATAATGAAGAATTTCCAATTTGGATAAAAAAACTCCCTACATTATCTGGTGATTTGACCTATCAAATAAAGAAGTATAAACGAAGAATCAATCATCTTAcattgcaaaataaacaaattaatagaagatgttatgaatataaaaaaaaatatcaagcaaTCTTGTCAAAATATAATGTCAAAAATGTCAACAAAAGAGAATTAAGAAGGAATTGTAGGGCTAACCAATTGTTGCAAATAAACTTGAGATTAGAAAAGGAAAATGATTCGGCTATGAAGCGTTTCCAATCAGATTGA